Proteins from a single region of Hermetia illucens chromosome 3, iHerIll2.2.curated.20191125, whole genome shotgun sequence:
- the LOC119653085 gene encoding uncharacterized protein LOC119653085: MFKFVVFFAILTIGLCQDLKYHGPFFIWGPSVIEEIKSPALGVVNDGALLSLYEKVKSVVVFVTDTSDRIDGNSFPELKSIVEKESLVYLAQPRIPHPKGVNVKVHVVPLTGAAAAQDKVIKSTLDRIRDADGRGNIIGILANADDDGSLRSKREAEEPSVPAIDTNDTQARDFIYYAKGEAIIYTELAPVLFLDYNVTNRNYSIMKVLSGNPSVTIDKRGQVWKLFATFADGVNKTVLRFKFNVSSGYWAMKSVEVSHDESKIIELVAVGAVPEAPLGFSYKCMNIVFANGTNNLTMYNVQLQSFMGGGKRFNDTIDCIGFTTAPIWSGIFVSFLILFGTLIGITALMDIKPPNRFESSRSKQLTFTVQE, from the exons ATGTTCAAATTTGTAGTGTTTTTCGCTATTCTCACAATAGGTTTGTGCCAAGATTTGAAGTACCATGGGCCGTTCTTTATATGGGGTCCAAGTGTGATAGAAGAAATCAAATCACCTGCTCTAGGAGTGGTTAATGATGGGGCACTTTTGTCGTTATATGAAAAGGTAAAATCCGTCGTGGTATTTGTCACAGACACCTCGGATAGGATTGACGGTAACAGTTTTCCGGAGCTGAAAAGCATCGTAGAAAAAGAGTCTTTAGTTTACTTAGCTCAACCTAGGATACCGCATCCAAAAGGAGTTAATGTAAAG GTACATGTCGTTCCCCTGACCGGAGCAGCTGCCGCTCAAGATAAAGTGATAAAAAGCACACTCGACCGTATCCGAGACGCAGACGGAAGAGGGAATATTATTGGCATCCTAGCCAATGCAGATGATGATGGAAGTCTGCGAAGCAAACGGGAAGCAGAAGAACCCTCAGTGCCGGCTATTGATACAAATGACACGCAGGCGAGGGATTTTATCTACTACGCTAAGG GTGAAGCAATTATATATACTGAGTTGGCCCCCGTCCTGTTCCTTGATTACAACGTCAccaataggaattactcaattaTGAAAGTgctttctggaaatccgagTGTTACAATTGATAAGCGCGGACAAGTATGGAAACTATTCGCTACATTCGCCGACGGAGTGAATAAG ACCGTACTTCGGTTCAAATTTAACGTATCATCGGGGTACTGGGCAATGAAGTCGGTGGAGGTCTCCCATGATGAGTCGAAAATCATCGAACTAGTAGCAGTTGGAGCAGTTCCAGAAGCCCCCTTAGGTTTCTCTTATAAGTGTATGAACATTGTGTTTGCGAATGGCACGAACAATTTAACAATGTACAATGTGCAG TTGCAATCTTTCATGGGAGGCGGCAAACGGTTCAATGATACTATCGACTGCATCGGATTCACCACTGCACCGATATGGTCAGGCATTTTTGTATCCTTTTTGATTCTCTTTGGAACCTTGATTGGAATTACTGCGCTCATGGACATAAAACCACCCAATCGGTTTGAAAGCAGCAGGAGTAAACAATTGACGTTTACGGTTCAGGAATAA
- the LOC119652084 gene encoding short-chain collagen C4-like codes for MGVDKFGRFSNDTGGGKRGLQGLQGPPGPQSPQGPIGQQGPSGPRGPEGKPRKDGLHGLHGAGFNKTESGDYNIKFKQLKNLGEPVEDADASTKNYVDINIEKLKEYIDRQIQLEIDELTKL; via the coding sequence atgggtgttgataaatttggtCGATTTTCAAACGATACTGGAGGAGGAAAACGTGGTTTGCAAGGACTTCAAGGACCCCCAGGTCCTCAAAGTCCTCAAGGTCCTATAGGTCAGCAGGGGCCCTCGGGTCCCCGAGGTCCAGAAGGAAAACCTCGTAAGGATGGTCTACACGGTTTGCATGGTGCGGGATTTAATAAAACGGAAAGCGGTGATTACaacatcaaattcaaacaaCTCAAGAATCTTGGAGAACCCGTTGAGGATGCTGATGCTTCTACAAAGAACTACGTTGATATTAACATTGAGAAACTCAAAGAATATATAGACAGACAAATTCAACTTGAAATCGACGAACTTACAaaactatga
- the LOC119652085 gene encoding uncharacterized protein LOC119652085: MSDILNVTRKISFDNSISKIEYHSYSPFLSSYNSSDEIRIPIQQQDLCILPSQSFIYIEGALTKTDGTISALAKLTNNSVAFLFDEIRYELNGVEIDRNKNVGITSTLKNYISLNENESKMLYNAAWSPNESITPSSGYFNFSIPLRKLLGFAEDYKKIIVNAKHELILVRTRSDENAFISSTDNVHIKIFKLQWKVPHVNPDGAEKLSMLKYIESGHPIQISFRNWELYEYPVLPTTTDHVWNVKTTGQLEKPRYVILALQTNRKNLKDKDASKFDHCDLTNIKIHLNSESYPYDDMNIKFSRDRFALLYDMYCNFQQSYYGVQPQPLLSQSEYKESAPIIVIDCSRQNESMKSGSVDIRLDMKTSVDVPALTTAYCLLLHDRVIEYNPLTSSVQKLV, translated from the coding sequence atgagcGATATCCTGAACGTTACACGTAAAATCAgttttgataatagtatatcaaaAATCGAATACCATAGCTACTCTCCATTCTTATCATCATACAACTCCAGTGATGAAATCCGAATACCCATACAACAAcaggatttgtgtattttgcCGAGTCAGAGTTTCATTTACATTGAAGGCGCCTTAACTAAAACAGATGGAACAATATCAGCACTAGCTAAATTGACGAATAATAGCGTAGCTTTCCTATTTGATGAGATAAGATATGAACTGAATGGAGTAGAAATCGATCGAAACAAAAATGTGGGAATAACATCCAcgttaaaaaattatatatcacttaatgaaaacgaaagtaaaATGCTTTACAATGCCGCTTGGTCACCGAACGAATCTATCACACCGTCAAGTGGTTACTTCAACTTTTCTATTCCGCTAAGAAAACTTTTGGGATTTGCCGAGGACTACAAGAAAATTATTGTAAACGCTAAACACGAGCTAATTTTGGTTCGCACAAGAAGCgatgaaaatgcatttatttcatcCACTGATAATGTACAcatcaaaatttttaaactacAGTGGAAGGTGCCCCATGTTAATCCCGATGGCGCTGAAAAATTGTCAATGTTGAAATATATTGAATCGGGACATCCGATTCAAATAAGCTTTCGAAATTGGGAACTGTACGAATATCCAGTTCTACCCACAACAACAGATCATGTGTGGAATGTGAAAACCACAGGTCAACTCGAAAAACCTCGATATGTTATTTTAGCTTTACAgacaaatcgaaaaaatctCAAAGACAAAGATGCCAGCAAATTTGATCACTGTGatttaacaaatatcaaaatacaTTTAAACTCCGAATCGTATCCTTATGACGatatgaatattaaattttcccgTGATCGATTCGCTCTTCTCTATGATATGTACTGCAATTTTCAACAATCTTATTACGGTGTACAACCTCAGCCACTACTTTCACAAAGCGAATATAAGGAATCTGCACCAATTATAGTAATTGATTGTTCACGTCAAAATGAATCCATGAAATCTGGCTCAGTGGACATAAGGTTAGACATGAAAACATCTGTAGATGTGCCTGCCTTAACAACAGCTTACTGCTTGCTCCTACATGATCGTGTGATAGAGTACAACCCACTCACTTCTTCAGTTCAAAAACTTGTATAA